The genomic DNA TAGCCAATTTGCCCTCGTTATAGTTCGTCGAATCAGTAATGTAGGGTCGGTTTAGGCCAGCTCGATTGGAAATAGTCATGGATGCTGAAAGTATAGAAAGTTTAGTTCGTCAGATGTTAACTGAGGGGGTTCAGCTTGAGTCGTCTCAAGTTAGCGCGTTTTTTATTGAGCATGGCGAAGCGCCTCCCTCGGAAGAGCAGCTAAACCAGGCCATTGCCTTGGGTCAGAAGTTGTTACATAAGAGCTATCAGCAGCATTATGCGATTGCTCAGCTACCCAATGGTTTTGCCGCTTCTTTAAATGATTGGTTCATCCAGTTAGAGCAATCAACAGAGGCTCGAATTAAGCGTATCTGTGAGCAAAAACAGCTGGTTTGGGAGGCTCAACGTAGCCAGCTAATGACAGAACACCAACAGCAACTGAGCGAAGCCAAGCAGCAGTTAGAACAAAGCCAGCAAGCAGCCGAGCAACAGGCGCTTAAATTGCAGCACGCCGCGGCTAAAACCAGTGAGTTATTTAGTGAGCTAGATAAGCTTAAACAGTCGCAGTTGCCACTGCAGCAAGCTTTTGAGCAAAGCCAAAACGATTTACAGGACAGCCAGCAACAGTGCCAACAGTTAGAGCAACAGAAACACAGCCTAACTGAGCAATTGGCCGCTTTACAAGACCAGCTTAAGGCTTACCAACAAAACGGTGAAAGTGCTAAACAGCAACAGTCTGAATTAGAGCAAAGCCTGCGTCGCCAGTTGCAAGAGATGACGGCGGCTAAAGAGCAAGAAGCCGCTTTAACACGCCAGCTTAGTGATGAACAATGCGAATTAAATGAGCGCATGACGGTACTGGTTAAAACTAAACAGCAACTGGAAGCGGAAACTGCCCAGTTGCGCGAGCAGCATCAACAGCAACACTCTGAACAGAACGCGCTAGCCCAACAAATCGAGTCTTTGCATGAGCAACTAGAGCAGAGCCAGCAAGAGCTTCATCAACAGGCTGAGCAGGCGAAGACTTTTGCTATGGCCGCTGAACGAGAAGCAGAGCTTGCAGAGCAACTGCACAGTTTAGAGCTGCGTAGCGCAGACGATGCCAAAACCATTGCGCTGTTACAGCAACAGCAGCAGTCGCTCAGTCAGCAAGTGGCTACTTTAGAGGGTGACAAACAAGCATTAGATACGGTGAACAGAAGCGCCGAGGCGCAACTAGAGGCAGTATTACCCGAATTAGAAAAAGCCCAGCAGCAACAGACCGAGTTGGCTAAGCGTTTAGCCAACGTAGAGTCTAAATACTTTGATGCTACCAGTGAACTGGCGCAGGTGAAGAAGCAGTTGGTCGCAGCCAATTCGCAAATTGATTTAACCAGCGCCATGGCCGACTCTGATAGCCGAGTTCTGGCTAAGGAGCGCCAGTTAAGCGAAATGAAGCAACAGCTTAGTAATTTGGAAGCGCAGCTACATAAAGAGCAACAAGGCCATAGTTTAACGAAACAAGCCTTAAGCCAACTAGATGAGCAAATACTCGATGCGCAAATTGGCACCGGCAATATGCAAAGCCAAATTAATGAACTGCAAACTCAGCTCAAACTGAGTGAACAAAACAACCAGCAATTACGCCGTGAAATCGCTGAAGCGCATCAAGATATTAGCAATCTAAGTCAAAATAACGTTAGTTTAAGTGCCAAATTGGACCGGATAATCAGCGCTAAGTCTAAAGATTTAGCTTAACCGCGTTTTTTTTGACTTGTGATAATGAGTTCTTGTCTATTCACTGGCTAAATTCTAAGGCCGATGTCATACAATATTAGATTTTAGCGATGTAGTGGTGAATATTGTGTGTAGTTATAAGCTGTTAGTCCGTTCTTTTGCTTCGGCGGTAAAACGACCACAGTTGCGACAGATGGGGAGCGAGTTGCTCGCCGAATGTGCAGCGGCTTATACTGCTCGCTCGCTCACTGTTGCTGATATACAAAGAAACGAGTTCGGTCAGCCTTATTCGATAGGCTCACTCAGTCAAAGACTATTTTTGAGTTTGAGCCATAGCGGTAATTATCTAGTCGCTATGGCTTCTTGTTATCCCTGTGGGGTGGATATTGAAAGGCATAAAGCGCGCCCGTATGCTGAGTTGTGGCAAGATATTCGACATCCTCTTGAACCAAATTCGCCAGCTAGCTTAGCCGAGTTTTATCAGTGGTGGACGCGCAAAGAGGCGGCTTGGAAGGTGTTTGCATGCCAAGAACCCAGTCATATGCAAGACTTGCAGGTCGTTGGGGAGCCAAGGCATTTCTACAAAGAGTTAACGATAATTGATTTATCCGCACCGCAAGGCTATGCCTTGTCTATTGCATTGCAGCAGGAGGATAAACAAGAACATGAGTAAGCTGCTTAGTTAGGCATGTATTTATCGTTAGGAATATAGTTTAATGACAAGCATTCTTGGATCTGTCACCAGCGGTGACTTTTGTGTTGTATTGCTTGCAGTGTAAGTTGTGGTATGGAAGCTATTTTTAAAATTGACAAATGGACTAGTTGGGTAGCTGGAAATGAAGCTACTGATGCGCCTCAGCTTCCTGAAGTGCCTGCAATGCAAAGGCGCAGATACAGCTTATTAAGCAAAATGGCGCTGAGAGTCGCCTTAGATTTACTACCTGAGCAAGGTCTGATTCGCAGCGTGTTTGCCTCGCGCCATGGCGAGTTACATCGCACCGTTGATTTATTGCTCAATATCAATGACTCTTCTGCTCTTTCTCCTACTAAGTTTAGTCAGTCGGTTTACAATACGGCGAGTGGCCTTTATTCAATCAAGCAGAATAATTTAGCTCCATCCACCGTAGTCACTAGTGCCAAAGATACTTTAGCGATGGCTTTTGTTGAGGCCTATAGCCAAAGTCTTGTCCATCAACAAACCGTATTATTGGTTTATGTCGATCAGCCCCTGCCTGAGCTCTATCAGCCTTATGCCGATGAACCCGAAGAAACGCTGGCCTTTGCTTGTTTACTCACTGCTGCAGAGCAGGGCTGGGCAACGCGTTTTGAAGCTAAGCAACAAACGTCATTGCCTGCTACCCATGTGGCAAGTCAGCTAATTAGCGCCTTATCAGAGCCCTGTGAGCAGTTTACTTGTGATTTAGGGGAGCAAAATTGGCTTTGGAGGGTCGCTAATGAGTCAAAGGCTTAATTACTATTGGCGTTTAGTGATGACCGCATTCTCATTTTTGAGCTTTGGCGTGTTTGGGGTATTTTTGTCCTTAACTCTGTTTCCGATATTGCACTTCATTCCTGCGCACGATAAACAGGCTCGCAACCAACTTTTGGTACATAAAATATTTAAATACTATGTCGCCATGATGCGTCTATTGGGCGTATTAAGTGTTTCGGTTTCCGATAAAGATAAATTGCAGCAATCGGCGGGTAAATTGGTAATAGCCAATCACCCTTCGTTGATTGATGTGGTGTTATTAATTGCTCATTTGCCGGAAACTAGCTGCATTGTAAAACAGAGCCTTTGGCGGAATCCTTGTATGTCGATGATTATCTCTGCAGCAGGCTATATAAAGAATGATGCAGAGCCTGAGCTGGTATTAAAGGCTTGTGGACAAAGTTTTAATAAGGGCGCCAGTTTGATTATATTTCCCGAAGGAACTCGCACTACTCCGGGAGAACAGTTGAAAATGCAACGCGGTGCAGCCAATATAGCCTTGCGCTGCGCGGTGGATTTTCTACCGGTGACAATTAAGGTCACACCAACCACCTTAACCAAGTCTGAACCTTGGTACGCTATTCCTGCGACTAAGCCGCACTTTTCTTTAGTTGTTGGGGATCCTATTCACACTAAACAGCTTTGTTTGGCAGATACTAGCGATGCCAAAAAAGCACGAACAATAACTAGACATTTACAGCAACATTTTTATAAGGAACTGAACTGCCAATGAACGTATTAGAGCAGGAAATCAAGCAACTAATTATTGATGCTTTGGAGTTGGAAGATATTGCCGTTGCCGATATTGATAGCAACGAACCATTGTTTGTTGATGGCTTGGGCTTAGATTCAATTGATGCGCTGGAGCTGGGGCTAGCGATTAAGAAACAATACAAAATTAAGCTGGATGCTAATTCAGAAGACACTAAAAAGTATTTTGCTAGCGTAAGCTCATTAGCTGAGTTTATTCAATCGGAACAACAAGCGGCGTAAATATTATGACCAGAGATGAAATATACCAAGCGCTAAAAGATATATTGGTTAAAGAGTTTGAAGTGCCAGAAGAGGAACTTTCTCTAGAAGCTAATCTATATCAAGATCTAGATTTAGATAGTATTGATGCCGTTGATTTAGTGGTAAAACTGCAACAGTTAACTGGTAAGAAAATACAACCTAATGAATTTAAATCTGCGCGCACAGTAGCCGATGTTATTGATGCCCTTGAGCAGTTAGTTAGCGATGCAGCTTAATCTTAAATGAGCGGTATAGTCAAAGTGATGGTGATGGCCGCGTTAGCGGCCTATCCATTTCTTATTTACTTTGGTTTGAGCTCTTTTTCTAGTTATGTCATTGGCGCGTTCATCGCGGCGATTTTTGCTGTCAGATTATTGCTCACTTGTCGTGGGCGAGGGCTAATGAAACAGCAAAAATGGCTAGCCGTGGCAGGCTTAGGGCTAGCTGGTCTAGCGCTGATTCGTCAGGAGCCTAGCTGGTTTAAATGCTATCCCTTACTGGTTAATTCTTTATTATTCATAGTTTTTTCAATGAGTTTGAGAGAGCCTCAGCCGATCATTGAGCGTTTTGCTCGCTTGGGCCGAAAAGCGATTCCCGACGCTGCGCGTCCGTATTTTATAAAATTAACAAAAATTTGGTGTGTGTTTTTTGTGTTAAACGCAGCAGTAAGCGCCTGGACCATCTGGGGTGCAGATTTGAAAACTTGGACTTTATACAACGGTTTAATCAGCTATCTCTTGATGGCTGGTTTGCTGGGTGGTGAATGGATATACCGAAAAATAACTCGACTGGAAGCCAATTATGAATGAAATAATGCTTCCTCCCCAGAATATTGATTACTCTCTGGCTCTGCGTGAGACTAATCTGTCTAACCAATACTGGTGGCAGCAATTGGCGGCTAAGTGGCTGCAATTTAGTCGTTACCCTCAGCAGCGTTGGCTGCTATTTGCCGAAGATAGCTTTGATTTTTCTTATTGTTTATTTGCCTTGTTATTGGCCGGTAAAACCCCGGTATTAGCGCCCAATAAGCAAGCGGAAACCTTGGCTAAGTTACTGGGAAAAGTCGATGCGGTATGTGCCGATGTGGCGGTTGAAAATGCGCCACTTCAGCTTGATACAGGTGCTAATGCGTCTGCTGAAGCGGTGGACTTGAGCAATATAGGCGCAGAGATTGCTGGTGAACTCGAGCTTCACTTGTATACCTCTGGTAGTACTGGCGAGCCTAAACTTGTGGTTAAGCGTTGGCGGCAGTTGTTGGCTGAGGTGGAAACCTTAGAACGTCAGTTTGGTCCGCAATTAGAACATAGCTTGATTTGTTCTAGCGTCTCTCATCAACATATTTATGGTCTGTTATTTACCGTATTATGGCCAGTATTAGCTCGCCGTTGTTGGCGGGTAAAACCCTTAGTGTATCCAGAGGATTACTGTGCTTTAGCGGCTCAGCCAATCAGTTTGGTCTCTAGTCCTTCTTTTTTGGCCCATTTAAGTTTACAGCCTGAATTGGCGGCTAAGCCACCGCAGTTCTATCTAAGCTCTGGTGGGCCTTTAAAAACGGAAACCTTAGAGCGCTTATTGGCCTTGTGGCAACAGGCGCCTAGCGAAGTATTCGGGAGTAGCGAAACTGGCGGGGTTGCTTACCGAAATCAAAAAATCCACCGTTATTGGAAGCCGTTTAGCTGCATCGAGTGGCGGATTGCTAGTTCAACAGCCTTACAGATCCGTTCTCCTTATCTGTTGGACCCTGCGGAGTGGTACCAAATGGATGATGCGGTAGCACCACAAGAGGATGGATTTAACTTGCAGGGGCGACTTGACCGAGTCGTAAAAATCGCAGAGAAGCGAGTCTGTTTAGAACAGATGACCCAAGTCCTTTCCGCGCATCCGTGGATACAACATTGCGATTTATTCACTTTACAATCAGCACGCGAATACATCGCTGCTGTGGTGGTGCTTAGCGAGGCTGGCCGGGCTGCGCTAGCTGCTGGGAAATTAGCTTTGAATAAACAATTTCGTCAGCATTTATCTGGGCATTTTGAAACGGTAACCTTGCCGCGAAGATGGCGTTACGTGGATCAAGCAATGGTGAATTCTCAAGGTAAACGTCAGTTGCAAGCAATGAAGGAGTTGTTTCAATGAAGGATTTTGGGCGGCCGTTGGGTAAATTACTAGAGCGCGAAGGCGAGCAGGTCAAATTAAGCTTGTTTGTGTCTAAGGACTTAGCGTGTTTGCAAGGCCACTTTCCACAATTGCCTGTGGTGCCAGGCTTGGCTCAGCTGCATTGGGCGGTGTTGTTTGGTGCTGAATATGTGGCGCCAAGCAATCAGGTGCAAGCTGTAGAGGCTTTAAAATATCAGCATGTTATGCAGCCAGAGAACGAGGTTCAGCTAGAACTGCGCTTTGATCCTAAAAGCAATAAATTGCATTTTAGATATTACAGTGAACAGCACGCATACAGTAGTGGCCGGGTGGTATTGAAGGTTGATAATGTTTAAACCTTGTGTGGTGATCCCTAACTACAATCACCGAGACGCAATAGAAGCTACCATCAGTGAGCTACAACTGCCTATTATTCTGGTGGATGATTGCAGTGAACCCGAGATAGCTGACTTTTTAGAGCAGCTAGCCGCTCAATATCAGCATGTTCAGTTAATTCGCCACTCGCATAACCTTGGCAAAGGTGGGGCTGTGATGAGTGGTTTGCGCGAGGCTCAGGCTCAGGGTTATAGCCATGCTTTGCAGGTGGATGCCGATGGTCAGCATGATTTGGCTGATGTCGCGCGCTTTTTGGCTCTAGCAGAAGCTCAGCCTCAAGCCTTGATCACCGGGGTGCCTGAATATGATGACAGTGTACCCAAGGCGCGTTATTACGCCCGCTATATCACCCACGTATGGGTATGGATAGAAACGTTGAGCACCCAGCTGCAAGACAGTATGTGTGGTTTTCGTGTTTACCCCTTGGCCAGCACCATTGACTTGCTTAATTCAGCCAAGCTTGGGCAACGGATGGATTTTGATATTGAAATATTGGTCCGTCATTATTGGTTGGGCACCCCCATTCGACAAGTACCAACCCAGGTTATCTATCCTGAACAGGGCTTGAGTCATTTTCGGGCTTGGCAAGATAATTGGTTGATCTCTAAGATGCATACCAAGTTGTTCTTTGGCATGTTATGGCGCTCTCCTAAGTTGTTGTGGCGTAAGCATAAGCAAGCGCATTGGTCATCAATGGCCGAACGCGGTAGTTTGTGGGGTTTGAAGTTGACCTTGCTGGGCTATCGTTTAGGTGGACGTTATTTGGCCAAGCTGCTGCTCTATCCGGCTATTGCTTATTTCTTTATTAGTGGCGGTACTACACGGCGGGCCTCCCAAGCATTTTTAGCTAAAGCGGCAGCTCAGCCCGCTAGCCCCTTGCCAGCAAAGCCTGGATGGAAGCAGAGTTTTGCCCATTTCCTTAGTTTTGGTTCTGCGTCACTGAGTCGGCTTGACGCTTGGTCGCAGAAAATGACCCGAGCTGAAGTTGATTTCCCCAATAAAGCCATGTTGGTCGAAACCCTAAAGGCTAAGCAAGGGCGGTATTGCTTACTTCTCACTTAGGCCATATCGAAATGTGCCGCGCCTTGGCGGAAACGGAGTACCGAACGCGAATTAACGTGGTAGTACTTACTGAAAACGCAAATAAATTCAATAAAATGCTGGCGGAGTTAAACCCCGATTCTCAGCTGAATTTGATCCACATTTCGGAATTTACTCCGGATTTAGGGATCCGTCTTGCGCAATATGTTGAGAATGGTGAACTAATCGCTATTGCCGCCGATAGAACGCCCGCCGACAGTTATGGTCGAGTGAATTACCACGAGTTTATGGGCGCCTTAGCGCCTTTTCCTCAAGGCCCTTTTATTATCGCTGCATTATTGCGTTGTCCGGTATTTAGTCTGTTTTGCATGCAGCAGCAACACGGGCGTTACCATCTTTACTTGGAAAAGATCAGTGACGATCTAGGCGCAAACAGAAAACAACGCCAACAACGCATCGAACAAGCTAGCCAACAATATGCCGAACAATTGCAATATTTAGCCATTCGCTATCCCTTGCAGTGGTTTAATTTTTATGATTTTTGGTGTCCAGATACTCAGGACACAGTGACTAAAGGATAACAACGATGACTCAAGTGGATATCGTGTCGTCGCAGCAAGAGAATGCGGAACCAGCGGCTCAAGCCCCTCTAAAAGTAGTATTTGGTGAACATGCACTAAGCATTGAGCAAGTTGCCTTATTAAGCCAACAACCGCAGTTAGCGGAGTTAAATAAGCGAGCTGACTATGTGGCTAAGGTGGAACGAGGCGCTGAGTTTTTAGATCGCCTTCTGGAAGAAGATGGCGCTATTTATGGAGTGACCACTGGTTATGGCGACAGCTGTACGGTGGTGGTGCCGCTTGATTTAGTTGAAGAGTTACCGCTGCACTTAACCCGCTTCCATGGCTGTGGTCTAGGCCGAGTACTCACTCCTGAAGAGGCTCGAGCGGTAGTGGCCAGTCGATTAAATTCTCTTAGTTTGGCTAAATCAGGTGTTAGCTACCGTCTTTTACAACAACTGGAGTTGTTATTAAAACACGATATTATGCCGGTGATTCCTGCCGAAGGTTCGGTCGGGGCTTCTGGTGATTTAACCCCGCTTTCTTATGTGGCCGCATGCTTAATGGGTGAGCGCGAAGTGTATTACAAGGGGCAGCGTCGAGCGACTTACGAAGTGTTTGCAGAATTGGGGATAGAAGCAATACGTTTACGTCCTAAGGAAGGTTTGGCGATAATGAATGGCACGGCGGTGATGACCGGTTTAGCCTGTTTAGCTTATCGTCGAGCAGAGTACTTGAGTCAGGTAACCAGTCGCATGACCGCCTTGGCGTCATTGGCTCTTAAAGGTAACTCTAATCATTTTGATGAATTGCTATTTGCGGTGAAACCTCATCCTGGGCAAAACCAAGTGGCCGAATGGATCCGCAACGATCTTAACCATCATCAGCATCCGCGTAACTCAGAGCGCTTACAAGATCGTTATTCGATCCGCTGTGCTCCGCATATTATTGGCGTGCTCCGTGATGCGTTGCCATTTATGCGCCAGTTTATCGAAACCGAGTTAAATAGTGCCAATGATAACCCCATCATTGATGGCGACGGTGAACACGTATTGCATGGTGGTCACTTCTACGGCGGTCACATTGCCTTTGCCATGGACAGCATGAAAAATGCAGTGGCTAACTTAGCCGATCTGGTGGACAGACAAATGGCTTTGTTGATGGACGAGAAATTTAATAATGGCCTACCGCGTAACCTTAGCGCGGCCTCGGCTGAGCGAGCTTCTATCAACCATGGTTTTAAGGCGGTACAAATAGGTGCCTCAGCCTGGACCGCAGAAGCCTTAAAACAAACTATGCCTGCCAGTGTATTCTCGCGCTCTACTGAGTGTCATAACCAAGACAAGGTGAGCATGGGTACCATTGCCGCACGCGATTGCCTAAGGGTACTAGAACTGACAGAGCAAGTAGTGGCTGCTGGCTGGTTAGCGGTGCATCAAGCATTAACATTGCGCATTCAACAAGGTGAGTTAGCACTAGACAGTTTGAGTGAGGATTTGAAAGCGGGCTACCTAGAGATGATGGAACAGTTTCAGTTGGTGGAGGAAGATCGTCCTTTAGAGGCTGAATTACGTCAAGTGATGGCTGATTTACGCCAACGTAAATGGGAGTTGTACCGCGCGTGAAATCCTTATTGAGCGTTGAAGTGGAGCTAACGGTGCCATTTCATGACGCCGACCCTATGGGCGTGACTTGGCACGGCAATTATCTACGTTATTTTGAAGTGGCTCGTTGCGCCTTATTAGACAAGCTGCAATATAACTATCGGCAAATGGAACAATCTGGCTATGTATGGCCGATTGTAGATACCCGCCTGAAGTATGTGAAAACCAGTACTTTTGAGCAGGTCTTGCTGGTTGAAGCACATTTAACCGAGTATGAAAACCGCCTTAAAATTGAATATAGAATCTTGGATAAAGATACCAAGCTTGTGATTACCAAGGGCTACACCATACAAGTGGCCGTGGATAAACAGAATCAAGAAATGTGTTTTGTTTCACCAAAGGCCTTAACCGCACGAGTGGCTGAGCTGGGTATATGTTTAGAAGATTAATTCGCCATGGGGCGGCGGTGCTGATATATAGCCTTGTTGGTTTCACGGCAAGTGCTAACAATTGG from Agarivorans gilvus includes the following:
- a CDS encoding 4'-phosphopantetheinyl transferase family protein encodes the protein MCSYKLLVRSFASAVKRPQLRQMGSELLAECAAAYTARSLTVADIQRNEFGQPYSIGSLSQRLFLSLSHSGNYLVAMASCYPCGVDIERHKARPYAELWQDIRHPLEPNSPASLAEFYQWWTRKEAAWKVFACQEPSHMQDLQVVGEPRHFYKELTIIDLSAPQGYALSIALQQEDKQEHE
- a CDS encoding beta-ketoacyl synthase chain length factor, which codes for MEAIFKIDKWTSWVAGNEATDAPQLPEVPAMQRRRYSLLSKMALRVALDLLPEQGLIRSVFASRHGELHRTVDLLLNINDSSALSPTKFSQSVYNTASGLYSIKQNNLAPSTVVTSAKDTLAMAFVEAYSQSLVHQQTVLLVYVDQPLPELYQPYADEPEETLAFACLLTAAEQGWATRFEAKQQTSLPATHVASQLISALSEPCEQFTCDLGEQNWLWRVANESKA
- a CDS encoding acyl carrier protein; its protein translation is MMTRDEIYQALKDILVKEFEVPEEELSLEANLYQDLDLDSIDAVDLVVKLQQLTGKKIQPNEFKSARTVADVIDALEQLVSDAA
- a CDS encoding HAL/PAL/TAL family ammonia-lyase gives rise to the protein MTQVDIVSSQQENAEPAAQAPLKVVFGEHALSIEQVALLSQQPQLAELNKRADYVAKVERGAEFLDRLLEEDGAIYGVTTGYGDSCTVVVPLDLVEELPLHLTRFHGCGLGRVLTPEEARAVVASRLNSLSLAKSGVSYRLLQQLELLLKHDIMPVIPAEGSVGASGDLTPLSYVAACLMGEREVYYKGQRRATYEVFAELGIEAIRLRPKEGLAIMNGTAVMTGLACLAYRRAEYLSQVTSRMTALASLALKGNSNHFDELLFAVKPHPGQNQVAEWIRNDLNHHQHPRNSERLQDRYSIRCAPHIIGVLRDALPFMRQFIETELNSANDNPIIDGDGEHVLHGGHFYGGHIAFAMDSMKNAVANLADLVDRQMALLMDEKFNNGLPRNLSAASAERASINHGFKAVQIGASAWTAEALKQTMPASVFSRSTECHNQDKVSMGTIAARDCLRVLELTEQVVAAGWLAVHQALTLRIQQGELALDSLSEDLKAGYLEMMEQFQLVEEDRPLEAELRQVMADLRQRKWELYRA
- a CDS encoding acyl-CoA thioesterase, which codes for MKSLLSVEVELTVPFHDADPMGVTWHGNYLRYFEVARCALLDKLQYNYRQMEQSGYVWPIVDTRLKYVKTSTFEQVLLVEAHLTEYENRLKIEYRILDKDTKLVITKGYTIQVAVDKQNQEMCFVSPKALTARVAELGICLED
- a CDS encoding AMP-binding protein, producing MNEIMLPPQNIDYSLALRETNLSNQYWWQQLAAKWLQFSRYPQQRWLLFAEDSFDFSYCLFALLLAGKTPVLAPNKQAETLAKLLGKVDAVCADVAVENAPLQLDTGANASAEAVDLSNIGAEIAGELELHLYTSGSTGEPKLVVKRWRQLLAEVETLERQFGPQLEHSLICSSVSHQHIYGLLFTVLWPVLARRCWRVKPLVYPEDYCALAAQPISLVSSPSFLAHLSLQPELAAKPPQFYLSSGGPLKTETLERLLALWQQAPSEVFGSSETGGVAYRNQKIHRYWKPFSCIEWRIASSTALQIRSPYLLDPAEWYQMDDAVAPQEDGFNLQGRLDRVVKIAEKRVCLEQMTQVLSAHPWIQHCDLFTLQSAREYIAAVVVLSEAGRAALAAGKLALNKQFRQHLSGHFETVTLPRRWRYVDQAMVNSQGKRQLQAMKELFQ
- a CDS encoding lysophospholipid acyltransferase family protein, producing the protein MSQRLNYYWRLVMTAFSFLSFGVFGVFLSLTLFPILHFIPAHDKQARNQLLVHKIFKYYVAMMRLLGVLSVSVSDKDKLQQSAGKLVIANHPSLIDVVLLIAHLPETSCIVKQSLWRNPCMSMIISAAGYIKNDAEPELVLKACGQSFNKGASLIIFPEGTRTTPGEQLKMQRGAANIALRCAVDFLPVTIKVTPTTLTKSEPWYAIPATKPHFSLVVGDPIHTKQLCLADTSDAKKARTITRHLQQHFYKELNCQ
- a CDS encoding glycosyltransferase family 2 protein produces the protein MFKPCVVIPNYNHRDAIEATISELQLPIILVDDCSEPEIADFLEQLAAQYQHVQLIRHSHNLGKGGAVMSGLREAQAQGYSHALQVDADGQHDLADVARFLALAEAQPQALITGVPEYDDSVPKARYYARYITHVWVWIETLSTQLQDSMCGFRVYPLASTIDLLNSAKLGQRMDFDIEILVRHYWLGTPIRQVPTQVIYPEQGLSHFRAWQDNWLISKMHTKLFFGMLWRSPKLLWRKHKQAHWSSMAERGSLWGLKLTLLGYRLGGRYLAKLLLYPAIAYFFISGGTTRRASQAFLAKAAAQPASPLPAKPGWKQSFAHFLSFGSASLSRLDAWSQKMTRAEVDFPNKAMLVETLKAKQGRYCLLLT
- a CDS encoding phosphopantetheine-binding protein; translated protein: MNVLEQEIKQLIIDALELEDIAVADIDSNEPLFVDGLGLDSIDALELGLAIKKQYKIKLDANSEDTKKYFASVSSLAEFIQSEQQAA